DNA from Brachyspira aalborgi:
GAATTCCCGTTTCGCTTTTGACAATCGCCCCAAACTCGCAAACTTTCATACAATCGTAAAAACCTACGCATCCGTAAGTGCAATCTCTATTTCCTCCCGACATAACCGCAGAAACGCAAGTCTCCGCTCCGTTATAAACTTTATTTGTTTTAGCGATTCCTTCATGTCCATGACAGAAAATATACGCTCTCGTTCTCTCTTTTTGAGGAGGTGCGACTTTTCCCAAATAATTAGCGACTTTTGAAGCCGTATCCGCTCCGCCAACAGAACAACCATCAAGAGGAGCTTTTTCATCAACCAAAGCTTTTGCAAATTGAGCGCAACCTGGAAATCCGCAACCGCCGCAATTAGCGCCTGGCAAAATTTCCGTAAGTTCCGCAACTCTTTCATCCGTTTCAACTTTAAATATTTTAGAAGAAAATATTAATATAATCGCAAGTATTAAAGTTATTAAAGCAGCCGATATAGACGCTATAGTTATTGTAGTAATCATAATCAAATATCCTTAATTTAAATTAAACTATTTTTTATTTTACTTAATGATTCCTGAAAATCCGTAAAATATTAAAGCCAATATTCCCGCGGTTACAAAAGGCATTGAAGGACCTTTAAATGCTTCGGGTATATCCGCAGTTAACAATCTCTCTCTTATGCTAGCCATTATTACAAGAGCTAAAGTAAATCCGATTCCCGCTCCTAAAGCGAAAACTATATTTTCTATAAAGCCATATTGATATAAAACTCCAAATAAAGCCAAACCCAATACGCAGCAATTAGTCGTTATCAATGGAAGATAAATTCCTAAAGCTAAATATAAACCTTCGCTTGTTTTTTTAATAACTATTTCAACAAATTGAACTAAAGCCGCTATAACTATAATAAAAAGTATAGTTTGCAAAAATTCAATTTTAAAAGGCGCTAAAATATAATATTGAATTACCCAACTAACCGCAGCCGTCAAAACCAAAACAAAAGTTACGGCAATTCCCATACTTATAGCCGAGTCAAGTTTATTTGAAACGCCCAAAAATGGACATATTCCTAAAAATTTAGTTAATACAAAATTATTAACCAATACCGTTGCAATGAATAAAAATATTAAATTTGTCATAATCAATTTCTCCTTAAATTAAGCCTTTTGAGATTTTTTAGAATCAATAGTTCTTTTTATCGCTATTAAAACAGCCAAAGTAAAGAAAGCTCCTGGCGCCATAATCATAACTACCCAAGGAGTCGTTACTTCGTTATAAGCGTTTAATGCAAAAGGAAGCGAGGTTTCTATAAAATTTCTTATAGAACCTACTATATCCATACCAAGCCAACTTCCATTTCCTAATAATTCTCTTATAGAACTTAAAAGCAATAAAGCTATAAAAAAACCGCAACCGTTTCCCAAAGCGTCAACTATGCTTGGAACTATTCCGTTTTTATTTGCAAAAGCTTCCGCTCTTCCTAATATAATACAGTTTACCGTTATTAAAGGAAGATAAGCTCCTAAAGCAAGAGATAAAGTATAGAATTTAGCTTTCATTATAATATCGGTTAATGTAACGAAAGCGGCTATAACTACAATGTATCCCATTATTCTAACTTCGTTTGCATAAGCTTTTTTCAAAATAGAAATTAAAGCGGAAGAACAAACCAAAACGAATATAGTGGCAACGGACATGCCGATAGCGTTTTCTACGCTGCTCGTCACCGCCAAACTAGGACACATTCCAAGAATCTGAACGAAAGTAGGATTATTTTTCCATACTCCGTCTATAAATACATCAGAATTTTTCATAATATTTAACCTTTATTTAATTTTAATGATTTATAATTATATTAACATAAATATTTATTTTTTCAAGTATCTATATATTCTATAATTGATATTTTATCTAAAATATTATATAATTCTACATTAATATTTTTATTTATATAGGGCTTAAAATGGAAAATCCAATAAAAAATATTACAGAAACAATAACGGGCGAGTGCAGAAATTTTAAACATACCTTAAAAGAAATTCTCTACGCCATAGTTATAGTTTTTATAATAAATACTTTTTTAATTCAAAATTATCAAATACCTACGGGTTCTATGATTCCAATAATAATGCCAGGCGATAGATTATTTGCAAACAGATTCGTTTATGGAGTTAAGTTTCCGTTTACTGACGGACTTTTAGGTTATAGGCTTCCAAAAATAAAATCGCCTCAAAGGGGAGATTTGGTTGTTTTTAGAGCGCCGCCATCTTCGACATTTGGATGCGAATCTTCAATGCCTTATTATGAGCCTTCGCCTTTTGTTCAATTAATTAAACTTCCCGTTATGATATTTTCGATTACGCCGTTTACTTGGGACCCGAGATTTTTATTAGCCGATTTTATAGGAGAAAAACTTACGGGCGGAAAACATTTAGCGCCAATGCCTTTATTTTTCGGACTTAAAGCGGTTGATTTAGACCCAAGAAAAGAATTCGTAAAGAGAGTTATAGCGACTGCGGGAGAAACCGTTGAATTGAGAGATAAAAATATATTTATAGACGGAAAGCAAATAGAAGACAAATGGGGATATTTCTTTTACGGCGAGAGAGAATTTTATCCAATTATAGATATATACGGACCTGTTTATGTTCCTAAAAAAGGAGATATAATTATATTCAAAAAAATTATGGATAGAGCGGATTATTATAACGATTTAAGTTCTTTTGAAGTTTATATAAATGATAAAGTTGTAAGCGATGATGTAAAATTATGGTTTTGGATGAATGTATATATTCCAAACGCTAATTCTAAAGGGATGCAGAGCGAAAACGGAGAAAAAGAATTTATATATACAGTTCCCGAAGATTATTTTTTTGTAATGGGAGATAATAGAGACCAAAGTTGCGATAGCAGAATGTGGGGATTAGTTCCTTATAGATTAATAAAAGGACAGCCAATGATTGCTTGGATACAATCGAAAAGACCTGACGATGTTAAACAGGGATTTTTTAAATATTTTATAATAAAATAAATTAATTAGAAAATAATATGTATGAACAAATTTCGGCGGATACTCTAAAAGAATTATTTAAAATTTGGAAAGTAAAAAATATAGAAGAGTTAGAAAATAAAACCTCAAATATTTCTATTGTTTCTTTCAAATTTTATGAGCTTTCAATAGAATGTAAAAATATAATTTATCATTTAGTAAAAAATTGCGATAAAGAATTAAGTTCTATAGATGTCGCTTATTCGCTTCATTATAATCCTAAACACTTGCCTGCATTTCTTGATATTGTGGAAGAAATAAAAGAATCTGGTTTTTTATATGTCAAAATGAGAAGAAGAAGATTAAATTCTGGAGACGATATATTATATTTAATTCCTAAAGTAAAAGAGATTATAGAAAATATAATTTTAGAAGAATTAAAGATTAAAAATTTTATCGATATTCAATATAATTCAAATATATATAAAAAATATTTAAAAGATATAATTTCCATACATGAAAGCGGCGGAATATTTGAAAAAAATAAATTAAATATAGAAGACGAAGATTTATTAGCTTTATGCAAGGCAAATATATTCTGCGTTTATTTTTACGGCGAAAATTTTAAAACTTATATTGGAATAAATAATAATCAAGTTATAGAAAAAATAGAAAAAAGTTATGACGAAAATATTCCTTCTTCAGTTTTTATTTACAATCATTTTAATATATTAAACGATATAGAAACTTTGATTTATGAAGCCGATATGCAAAAACTAAATGTTTATGATATTAACATTAAATTTTTAAGCGAGAATATCGATTCAAAAACTATAATAAATATATGTTATAAATCTAATTTAATAAAAATCGACAATAAAGGATTTATTTTTTTGGAATACGATAATATAAAAAATTATTTAGCTCAAGATATAGAAACGAGAATAGATTTTATATTAAAAAATTCTTATAAAAATTATTTGCCTTATAACGAAAAAATTTTAAAAATATTGAAAGACGAAGATATTATTTCAAAATCAAAATTATTTTTGAAGTTAAAAGAAAAATATAATATTATTCTTAATTCGGAAGAATTTAATAATATTTTATATTCTATGTTTTTATTAGGATTTTTAGAAGCTTCTTTTTATGAAAGCGCGATTATATCTTTAAGAAATCTTTATTATAGCGATAGTTCCGTAAAAAAATGTTTTGTAAACGGAAATTTTGAAATAACTTTAATTAATCATAATTTATTTTCAAACGATTTTATTTATATGTGCAATTTATATTTTGAACTTGATAATAACGAAACGGTTTATACTTATTCTATGACTGAAGATAAAATTTTAAAAGGAAAAACTATAATTAATAATCCCGATTCAAAATATAGTTTTTATAATTTTTTAAATATTCTAAAAAATACATTTGAAAAGAATTCGATAAATATTCCAAAACATATTGAAACGAATCTTAAAAGATGGTATGAAAGAGGAATAATATCTTCAATATACGAAAATGTCACTCTTATAAATATAAAAAATCAAAATAAACTTGAAGAGATAATTTGCGAGGCTAAAAGAAAAGGAATAAATATAATTAAAATAAACGAAGAGTTTGCCATAGTAAAATCAACTTCTATAAATAATAAAAGTTTAATTAAATTTTTAAGACAGAGAAAGATAATAATAAATTTTTAAATATTAACCTAAATTATTATGATAGATTATTTGAATAAAGAAACTTATAATTTTTATTTACCTGAAGAATTAATTGCCACTAATCCAAATCATAAAAGAGATAATTGCAAATTAATGACAATGAATATTAAAACGGGAGAAATCGAACATAAAATTTTTTACGATATAATTGATTATCTTAAAAAAGACGATATTTTAATTTTAAACGATAGCAAAGTTATACCAGCAAGAATATTTGCAAAAAAAAATACGGGCGGAATTGTTGAAATTCTACTTTTGCAAAAAAAAGATTCTGACGAAAGTTATTGGGAATGTTTAATAAAAGGAAAAAATATAAAAGAAAAAGACATTTTATATTTAGATTATGATAATATAAAAGCGATTATTGAAAAAGATAATATATCTACAAAATTAATTAAATTTTCAAAACCGTTAAATAACGATATTTTAGAGAATATAGGCAATATTCCTCTTCCGCCTTATATAATTCAAAATAGAAAAAAAAAAGGAGAAAAAGAATATACTGAAAACGATAAAGAATTTTATCAAAATATTTTTGCTAAAAACGAGGGAAGCGTTGCATCTCCGACTTCGGGACTTCATTTTACAAAAGAACTTTTAGATAAAATAAAAAATAAAGGAATAAAAATTTGTTATATAACTTTGCATGTTGGTTTTTCAACTTTTAATCCGCTTAAAGAAGATAATATTAAAAATCATATAATGCATAAAGAAAAATTTTTAATCGAAAAAGAAACTGCAGATATAATTAAAGAATCTAAAATAAACAAAAAAAGAATAGTAGCATGCGGAACAACTGTCGCTAGAGTTTTAGAAAGCGAATTTGATAACGGAAATTTTAAGAGATTGAAAGGAGAAACAGATATATTTATTTATCCGCCTTATAAGTTCAAATGCATTGACGCTTTAATAACGAATTTCCATACTCCGCATTCGACTCTTTTAGCTATGGTAAGCGCGTTCGCTGGATACGATAATATAATGAAGTCTTATAAAAACGCTATAGAAAATAATTATAGATTT
Protein-coding regions in this window:
- a CDS encoding RnfABCDGE type electron transport complex subunit B, which gives rise to MITTITIASISAALITLILAIILIFSSKIFKVETDERVAELTEILPGANCGGCGFPGCAQFAKALVDEKAPLDGCSVGGADTASKVANYLGKVAPPQKERTRAYIFCHGHEGIAKTNKVYNGAETCVSAVMSGGNRDCTYGCVGFYDCMKVCEFGAIVKSETGIPIIVEDKCVSCNACVKACPQKLIEIHPVSQKYHVYCKSKDKGPIAKKSCDRACIGCSICVKATKEGGMKIDNYLAIVNYEDYCLTDESIAKCPTKAITDERVNSVINV
- the rsxE gene encoding electron transport complex subunit RsxE, translated to MKNSDVFIDGVWKNNPTFVQILGMCPSLAVTSSVENAIGMSVATIFVLVCSSALISILKKAYANEVRIMGYIVVIAAFVTLTDIIMKAKFYTLSLALGAYLPLITVNCIILGRAEAFANKNGIVPSIVDALGNGCGFFIALLLLSSIRELLGNGSWLGMDIVGSIRNFIETSLPFALNAYNEVTTPWVVMIMAPGAFFTLAVLIAIKRTIDSKKSQKA
- the queA gene encoding tRNA preQ1(34) S-adenosylmethionine ribosyltransferase-isomerase QueA, which encodes MIDYLNKETYNFYLPEELIATNPNHKRDNCKLMTMNIKTGEIEHKIFYDIIDYLKKDDILILNDSKVIPARIFAKKNTGGIVEILLLQKKDSDESYWECLIKGKNIKEKDILYLDYDNIKAIIEKDNISTKLIKFSKPLNNDILENIGNIPLPPYIIQNRKKKGEKEYTENDKEFYQNIFAKNEGSVASPTSGLHFTKELLDKIKNKGIKICYITLHVGFSTFNPLKEDNIKNHIMHKEKFLIEKETADIIKESKINKKRIVACGTTVARVLESEFDNGNFKRLKGETDIFIYPPYKFKCIDALITNFHTPHSTLLAMVSAFAGYDNIMKSYKNAIENNYRFFSYGDAMFMY
- the lepB gene encoding signal peptidase I, which produces MENPIKNITETITGECRNFKHTLKEILYAIVIVFIINTFLIQNYQIPTGSMIPIIMPGDRLFANRFVYGVKFPFTDGLLGYRLPKIKSPQRGDLVVFRAPPSSTFGCESSMPYYEPSPFVQLIKLPVMIFSITPFTWDPRFLLADFIGEKLTGGKHLAPMPLFFGLKAVDLDPRKEFVKRVIATAGETVELRDKNIFIDGKQIEDKWGYFFYGEREFYPIIDIYGPVYVPKKGDIIIFKKIMDRADYYNDLSSFEVYINDKVVSDDVKLWFWMNVYIPNANSKGMQSENGEKEFIYTVPEDYFFVMGDNRDQSCDSRMWGLVPYRLIKGQPMIAWIQSKRPDDVKQGFFKYFIIK
- the rsxA gene encoding electron transport complex subunit RsxA; its protein translation is MTNLIFLFIATVLVNNFVLTKFLGICPFLGVSNKLDSAISMGIAVTFVLVLTAAVSWVIQYYILAPFKIEFLQTILFIIVIAALVQFVEIVIKKTSEGLYLALGIYLPLITTNCCVLGLALFGVLYQYGFIENIVFALGAGIGFTLALVIMASIRERLLTADIPEAFKGPSMPFVTAGILALIFYGFSGIIK